A stretch of the Thermofilum adornatum genome encodes the following:
- a CDS encoding Cdc6/Cdc18 family protein produces the protein MSVEEIFEQYLGSKIYRDREKLLPDYVPGELPHRDEQIRQLAVTLAPALSGSRPSNVFIYGLTGTGKTAVTKYVLRKLMEKGNGRIEYVYVNCRQNNTSYRVLAELGKFLGIKIPFTGLALGEVMKRIIHGLERKSRILIVVLDEVDNLVKRNGDDVLYFLTRINEQLSNAKVSVIGITNDLKFTEFLDARVKSSLGEEELVFPPYNAVQLEDILRQRAKEAFNEGAISDIVIKKVAAIAARQNGDCRLALDILLKAADIAERERASQVTEAHVEKARNEIEKNLTVDTIKTMPLHVKMVLAAVYLLSRDGSTKTITTGLVYDKYKELAAKIGIEPVTSRRITDILNELDMSGIINARVISLGRYGRTKVIEIGVPLKNVEEGLSSDILLKAAIEEA, from the coding sequence ATGTCTGTGGAGGAAATATTTGAACAGTACCTGGGGTCAAAGATTTATCGGGACCGCGAGAAACTGTTGCCTGACTACGTGCCCGGGGAGCTCCCGCACAGGGACGAACAGATAAGGCAACTAGCAGTTACTCTTGCGCCTGCTCTTAGCGGTAGCAGGCCTTCTAACGTCTTTATATATGGCTTGACTGGAACCGGCAAAACCGCTGTGACAAAGTACGTCCTCAGGAAGCTGATGGAGAAGGGTAACGGCAGGATAGAATATGTATATGTAAACTGCAGGCAAAACAACACCAGTTACCGGGTGCTCGCCGAGCTCGGAAAGTTTCTCGGTATAAAGATTCCCTTTACTGGTCTGGCTCTGGGAGAAGTAATGAAGAGGATTATTCATGGACTAGAAAGGAAGTCTAGGATACTCATAGTGGTGCTGGACGAGGTAGACAACCTGGTAAAGAGGAACGGCGACGATGTCCTATACTTCTTGACCCGTATAAATGAGCAGCTCTCAAACGCTAAGGTAAGCGTTATAGGTATAACAAACGACCTCAAGTTCACCGAGTTCTTGGATGCTAGAGTCAAGAGTAGCCTGGGCGAGGAGGAGCTAGTTTTTCCGCCCTACAACGCGGTACAGCTTGAAGATATCTTGAGGCAGAGGGCAAAAGAGGCATTTAACGAGGGGGCTATAAGCGACATCGTGATAAAGAAGGTCGCGGCAATAGCTGCACGGCAGAACGGGGACTGCAGGCTCGCCCTGGACATACTTTTAAAGGCTGCCGACATAGCAGAGAGAGAGCGGGCGAGCCAGGTCACAGAGGCACATGTAGAGAAAGCACGCAACGAAATTGAGAAAAATCTCACGGTGGACACGATCAAGACTATGCCGTTGCATGTCAAAATGGTCTTGGCGGCTGTGTATCTTCTCTCAAGGGACGGGTCTACAAAAACGATAACAACTGGACTTGTCTATGACAAGTACAAGGAGCTAGCCGCAAAGATAGGTATAGAACCTGTCACAAGCAGGAGAATAACAGACATACTGAATGAGCTTGACATGTCCGGGATAATCAATGCACGTGTAATCAGCCTTGGACGCTACGGGAGGACTAAAGTCATAGAGATAGGTGTACCTCTAAAAAACGTGGAGGAAGGGCTGTCCTCAGACATACTCCTAAAGGCGGCCATAGAAGAAGCCTAG